The following DNA comes from Nicotiana sylvestris chromosome 10, ASM39365v2, whole genome shotgun sequence.
aGTTCGAGCTTTAAGTATGAAATTATTTTTGTTAAagagtattttattttttaatgtaAAGTTTTCCCATACAAATTCGAATTCAATCGAACTTCAAGACAGATTCCAAATACCCGGtgacaaaacaaaacaaaaaaaatgcttACGTCTATTGTTTAAACACAAACGAAACTCGAATTGCTGATGTCTTAAATTCTTCTAATTTCTTTATCACTTGCTATATCAACTACCCCCTTAAAGTATCACAACCAGCCAATCAGTTAAGAGTATGTTAATTAACCTTGGATTCTTATGCGTGACTGGTGTCATCTCTATTTTCTTAAAATAGATTTATGGAGAAGGATGTAATCTTTATCTTTTTGTACGTTATAAGTTTCGATTTTAGGAGAATAATCACATAACCTTTCTGGCCCAAATTAACTGACATTAGTTTCAATTTtcagaagaaaaaataaaatgtaTAGTTCTCCGTCCCAAATTGTTCATCCTTTTGTGCCTATTGGCAATCAATTTAATGAATCCTCAGAGTAAAATTGGATATGAAGTAAATACGTTATTTACAAATGATATGGATActaaaatgataaaaattattttagaacTCACTTAAACTAAAACTATTTAAATTCTTCATAATTTAACTTTTATTTCCACCTTACACTAATATTTGTTTAAACATAGTTGACAATTTAAGGCGACACTATCCACAGAAAATTCACCCATAGCTACGACTACGACTATAGTATTAGTTCTGATAGATCAATAGTGGGTTACAAATAGGTCATAAAATCAACATAAAGCTATGAAAGAATATTTGAGGATTTCAACGCTGGTCATAGTTAGATGTTCACTTTCAATCAATTAGGAAAAACTAAAGATTTTTCATCTCACCAATTGACTTACGTTACGTTGTTTTTTTCATTTCCTCGCTAACCCATCACGCTTTGAAGTTATTTAGTAAAAATGAAGACTATTTCCCAGAGAAACTCTTCTTTAACtattgcaaaaaaataaaaataaaacacattGGATAAATTAGGTCAAATGGATTATAAATTAATCATAGATATTTGTTTAGTAAAATATTAAGGCAATCATCCTTTGTTCGATCGTGTCACTGAATTGTCTCATTCTTGTGTGAAAAAAGGCTCTGTAATCTGGAATAATATTGGAATTGTGAGGTGTAATAATGGAGTTGCGAAAAAATATCTCGTAGGGACATGATTAATTTGAACCACAAAGACAAACCTTGTGGGGACTATTTATTATATTTAAATAACTTAATGTTATACTAACTACCTGAAACAATCCACGTAGGACAAATAAGAAGAGTTTCTTGAATAGAGTATAGTATTAATAAAATACTAATTGTTGAGTCACGGCCTCTTGGGTCACTCGAGTTGCTCGTTCCCTTTAAAAGTAGCTTAACCTTTGCATGAAAGGTTAACTTCTTCTGTTAGTATATAGAAAAGTTATCATTGCCTTTTCTCCATAAATGGGAGACACACTAAACAAATTAGCCAAACGAGCTAGAAGCTTAGATAATACAGAGATAGAAAGTGGAGGAGAAAATATGGGTGTAAAAGCTGTAGTAGAAGATATTTTGCCATGCACAGCCATGGTTTTAATAGAAATTTGCACTATTTTCTTGACAATTATGGCGAGTACAACCATGTCAAGATTAGGGATGAGCCCTTTTGTTTTTGTGGTTTACACGAACGCTCTTAGCTCTATCATACTTCTTCCTTATTCATTTCTCTACCATAGAAGAGACAAGTAAATTTTCAACACcattctttttgttatttttgattGTATAGGATGTAATCtgtgttgatttttctttctttacttgTTGCAGGATACAAGCGCCATTGTTTACTTTTCCCCTACTTCTTCGTGTATCCCTCCTTGGTCTTGTAGGGTTAGTTCTTCTTTCTAATTTCTCTTTTCTTGCTGAATAATATATTAAGAATTACAGAAAAGAGAGTGCGAGAGAGAGaaaatagaaatcatcattataACCTAGCTAGGTTGATCATAGGAACAAACTAATTAAGAATAGTGGTTGATGATCCAGAATTTAATCTTGATAGATTCAACATTAAACCTCTTACACCGGATATTtgtattttctaaattataattttaaaatttaatatttattaaCATTTTAGTGGTTTTTCGTGCACGCTCACATATATATACACAGTTTAAAAAAGACTGAGGTTCAGTTTATAAACCTATTGTATCAGCCTCTATTTAAGAACATCACTTACTTATTTAGCGATTTGAATAAATCATTGAAAGTAACAAAGACAGTATTAACATCACTTGAAAAGTGTGATAGAAAATTTGATTAAATTATGGTTGTTTTTACAGGGTAACAATAGCTCAGAATCTTGCATTTGCGGGACTAAGTTACAGTTCACCAATAGTAGCATGTGGCATGGCCAACCAGATCCCAGCCTTTACTTTTATTCTCGCCATATTCCTCAGGTTCTTTCTTCAACctctatttaattatttatttattttatatggctTCTATTGGATGGAATCTTGAAAACTAGATACTAAAGCTGtagacaaaaagaaaaagatttgCTCCCACCTTTGTTATTGTGAGATCCTTTAATTTCTTGCAACTTGAAGATGAAAAGAGGAGAAATGACAAAAGATGATGTAGAAAGAGAGAGAGGAACTTGTGGATGATGTTGGAAGTGGGACATCAAGTTTGATTAATTAGATTTAAGAGACGTGTGTGTATATATTAAGGTGGGCACAAGCCAATATATTTGGATCCAAATTGATGGGCCATATATACCACAAGAGAGATCGAAGGGTAGCTATTAATTAATTGGGTGTAATTGGTTGGTACAGAGATGGACCTACTACCAACATGCAACTAGTTTTACATGTAAAAATCAAAAACTGAAATGTCAAACAACTCCTTCCAATGAAAAATTATGAATAGATTTCCTAAATAGTTTCGGCAAGAATAAAACAGACAACACCCAGTAATTTCAGCCTCACTTCCACGTTGGTCTGTTATTGCAACTAATAAACTCAAAATGAATTTAACTTATATTTCTATGGATAGTATCAATAAATTGTGACTTGTCGTAGTGATATAAATTATTAGTTCCATTTTCTTTGAACAGCTACTTGAGCAACCAATCATCATGACTAGTTGGATATCTTTTGTGCATTTATTCTCTGATCTTTAAATTTGTTATATATACATGAAAGATTTGGTTTTGTAGTCTTTTGAAATAAATTTTTAGTTATATGCTCTTTTTCGCAAGAGACcagtaaaaaagaaaataagagagatatgtaaattaaataaaatataggAGATCTTTGTAgaattattttctttattcaaatTATAAGTGAACATAAAAAATCAGTAAAAAATAACACAAGAGATCTGTACCATTTCCTTATTATAGGCCATCTTTTAGGAAGTTACGTTAATTATCATTAATCATTTATGCTAATCAACATAACCATTTTAGGAAAATAAAAGTTGATTTGAAGAGCCAAGGAAGCCAAGCTAGAATAATTGGAAGCCTAATATCAATAATGGGGGCATTATCAATTACATACTACAAAGGTCCAGTGGTGAAGCAATACTCCCCATTTTTCCTTCAGCTAGCCAGGCCGCGCCTCCTTGCTGTATTCACTTCAACACATGAGAACTGGGTTCTTGGCTGCTTTTTATTTGCAGCTGCTTCATTTTCTCTTTGCATTTGGAATATTATTCAGGTTTAATTATCATTCTTCTTTATTATTATCTCTTTAATTTTCTCATTTCCCTCTTTCCTTGGCCATTGGGTGGATATTTTGTATTAATTTGGTACGACATAAGTCgtttttctgaaaaatatttttcatgatGAGGGAGTTATTTTTGgtgtttaaaaaatattttttttaatcaaaaatAACTTTCTTCACTTATGAACAAAAGTCGTTTTCCTTACAATTATCTTATTACTAACTTTTAACTTCATATTAGTTAACACTTTGAAGGTATCTCATTAACATGTAACTTCATAACGTGATCAAGTAACACTGAGACATTATTATTATCTAAGCACTCAAACAATTTACTAAAACACTCTTGGATTCGTGcccattattattattaataatttataatatgtgatttttaaaaaaaaattattttctactcACAAGCTGATCAACATcgaaaaatactttttttcaGAAAATAGGTTCATGAAAAATGGCTTCCGTCTATATCATACACACTTTTAATTGCGGTGTATTTACTTGTATTTCTTTTTACTAATTTTCAGGCTGGAACTATTAGAAAGCACCCACAGGTGATGAAAATAGTGTTTCTCTATACTTTATTTGGGACGATCCAATCTGCAATACTTGCTTTACTGATGGAAAAAGATTTGAGAGTATGGAGACTTGAGCTTAACATGGAACTTCTTGTTGTTGTTTTAACTGTAAGCCCAATAAGTACagaaattttcaaaatttgaCGTACTTAATTTCTAGTtaatttaaactaaat
Coding sequences within:
- the LOC104237983 gene encoding WAT1-related protein At1g70260-like, which encodes MGDTLNKLAKRARSLDNTEIESGGENMGVKAVVEDILPCTAMVLIEICTIFLTIMASTTMSRLGMSPFVFVVYTNALSSIILLPYSFLYHRRDKIQAPLFTFPLLLRVSLLGLVGVTIAQNLAFAGLSYSSPIVACGMANQIPAFTFILAIFLRKIKVDLKSQGSQARIIGSLISIMGALSITYYKGPVVKQYSPFFLQLARPRLLAVFTSTHENWVLGCFLFAAASFSLCIWNIIQAGTIRKHPQVMKIVFLYTLFGTIQSAILALLMEKDLRVWRLELNMELLVVVLTAIFGSLIRSSVQMWCMRLKGASFPLFFKPVGVPTASTCGCLLFAETFHYGSMFSAIICGLGYYTTLWGQLKDDETNKNIKGSTSTTSDEKVPLLQEKEVEEEEEEEDSPV